In Humulus lupulus chromosome 7, drHumLupu1.1, whole genome shotgun sequence, the following are encoded in one genomic region:
- the LOC133791047 gene encoding ACT domain-containing protein ACR9-like — protein MGVPSDDVVLIQKGKNPGEPYILTVNCPDKTGLGCDICRIILDFGLHITKGDISTDGIWCYIVLWVVPHSSSVIVKWSSLKNRMQSVCPSCLPTFYFNEPSTSSSISPVYLLKFFCVDRRGLLNDVTQVLCELELTIQRVKVTTTPDDRVLDLFFVTDNRDLLHTKDRQNETLEQLHAVLGESCITCELQLAGPECERRQGISSLSPVVAEELFRCELSDKEIHSQALSPDMTKLKNANVTVDNSLSPAHTLLQIHCADHKGLLYDIMRTLKDCSIQIAYGRFTPTTNGYCDLDLFIQQNGGKKILDLDKQNALCSRLKVEMLHPLRVIIVNRGPDTELLVANPVELSGKGRPRVFYDVTLALKSRGICIFSAEIGRHSASDREWEVYSFLLDESCSRFQLSNMVARNQIVDRVRRTLMGW, from the exons ATGGGAGTGCCGAGCGACGACGTCGTTTTGATCCAGAAAGGGAAGAACCCTGGAGAACCCTACATCCTCACCGTCAATTGCCCCGACAAGACCGGCCTTGGATGCGATATTTGCAGAATTATTCTCGATTTTGGCCTTCATATTACCAAAGGAG ATATTTCGACTGATGGCATATGGTGCTACATAGTATTGTGGGTTGTTCCTCATTCCAGTTCAGTCATTGTGAAATGGTCAAGTTTGAAGAACAGGATGCAATCAGTATGCCCTTCGTGCCTGCCCACCTTTTATTTTAATGAACCATCCACGTCTTCGTCGATTTCTCCAGTTTATCTATTGAAGTTCTTTTGCGTAGATCGGAGAGGATTATTAAATG ATGTCACACAAGTTCTATGCGAGCTTGAGCTTACAATCCAAAGGGTTAAAGTAACAACAACTCCAGATGACAGAGTCTTGGACCTATTCTTTGTAACAGATAATCG GGACCTTCTACACACTAAAGACCGGCAGAATGAGACTTTAGAGCAATTGCATGCTGTATTGGGCGAATCGTGTATCACCTGTGAACTTCAATTGGCAGGCCCAGAGTGTGAACGTCGTCAAGGAATCTCTTCTCTTTCTCCTGTTGTAGCTGAAGAACTTTTTAGATGTGAATTATCAGATAAAGAAATCCACTCTCAAGCCTTGAGCCCGGATATGACTAAATTGAAGAATGCCAATGTAACAGTGGACAATTCACTAAGTCCAGCTCATACATTACTCCAAATTCATTGTGCTGATCACAAGGGGCTCCTCTACGATATCATGCGAACTTTGAAAGATTGCAGTATTCAG ATAGCTTATGGTCGATTCACACCAACTACTAATGGCTATTGTGATTTAGACCTTTTTATTCAGCAAAATGGTGGTAAAAAGATTTTGGATCTTGATAAACAGAATGCTCTGTGTTCCCGCTTAAAAGTGGAAATGCTTCATCCATTGCGGGTGATCATTGTGAACAGAGGGCCAGATACTGAACTCTTGGTTGCAAATCCAGTTGAGCTATCTGGAAAGGGTAGGCCTCGAGTTTTCTACGATGTCACACTTGCTCTAAAATCTCGTGGGATCTGCATTTTCTCG GCTGAAATCGGAAGGCATTCAGCCTCAGATCGTGAATGGGAGGTGTATAGCTTTCTATTGGACGAGAGCTGTAGTAGATTTCAACTGTCGAACATGGTGGCTAGGAATCAGATTGTAGATAGAGTTAGAAGAACATTGATGGGCTGGTGA